In the genome of Thunnus albacares chromosome 16, fThuAlb1.1, whole genome shotgun sequence, the window TTTCTAAAATCGTGGCTACGGCCCTGACTGTAGATCCTAAAATTAATCACTGTTGGGTCTTTGCTTCTCtcattgctgtgtgtgtgtgtgtgtgtgtgtgtgtgtgtgtgtgtgcgcgctatCAATGTACAGGCAGCGTTGCCTTGACTCCAAACACGATCAGCTGGTACCTGCCCCGGCACATTGACCCGCTGATTTCGTCCCAACAGTTTAAACTGTTGGAGGTGCATATGGGCATCAATGGCCAGAGACTCGACACTGCTGAGATGGCTGCCAGACGATACGCCATAACTGTCAATGACGTACACATCATCGTTGAAATTCCTGTTGGGGCAGTCGGTGGCTACTTTAAGGTCAGTGGCACTGAGATTTAGTCATGCATAGGACTTCATATAAACACCACAAATTTATAAAAGCCAGATTCAGAATGCGTGtatacacttaaaaaaaaaaaatacaaaaaaaaaaaaatacaaaaaagccctaaaataaacatcacaaaGATTTTCAGACCTTCATGGTTTACAACAAAATCTATAAATCTCTGATTAAaaaatttactgtaaattgGATTAGCCAAGTAAAAACTAATTGGTCCATTTGGCTGCCTTTTCCACACTTTTTAGACGACGTTGGAAaacctaaacaacaaaataaatttttTGCCAGTCTGTACAccagaatattttgttttgttgagcCATTCCATTAAAATATCACAGTATGTTcagtacaaaataaaatgacttcCACTTCTACCAAATCATACAATCTGTCTTCCCCCCCCTAAATATATTTGAATCTGCCAACTCAGTGTGAGATGTAACACATGATTCAGGTTCAGACTTTGTTATGCGTATATAATACTTGCTTTTGCAGAGTCATGTTCAGGACAATCAGTACTTCACCTCTTACACGATTGAGCCGATGCTCGAGCTACTCTGGACTGAAGACGCCACTCACGAggacacaaaatacaaagttcTCCTTCCCATCACGACACCATTACTGTCTCAACCTCCACAAGTTATTGACAGTGAGTCTCTATCTTGAAACTTGATTCTTAAATGTGCTGCAAGCCGCcctcattcattcttttttgcCCCACAGACACTTTACCTGAGGAGCAGATATTTAAGGTGATGATTGGGCCTTTTGCCTCTGATGTGACACTAGTGAACATCACCTTCCCCAGTGAGGTTTTGTCAGTGGGAGATTGCAATGTCAGAGGCTTTAATATCCAGGAGCACAGGTCCCCTAACAGCAGCTTTAAGGTCATCACACTCCAAGTGCCCTTCACAGACCGTGTCGTCCTACAAATGGTAAGCTCAACTTGGGAAATGGATATTGTGTAgggtgtttttggttttgtgttttgtttttttcctgctaatctttctctccatttcccAACAGAGAGAAATGGGGATTACAGTCTACTCTCTTCACCTGACCTTTGGCTTGCTGGTCCTGCCAGAGTTTGCTCCATTTTCTCTTACTGCTTATCTGGAAGCTAAATTAGCAGATATAGGTCTGTACTCTAAGACATGACAGATTTATTCATAACAAAATGGGCACAGGAGGATCAATCCATCTCAATCTTGCTAATGTAATCAGTACATAAAAGGCCAAATTGAATAGTTGACTGCAATTAAGTGCACAGAGGTAGTTTTAATAGTAATAGAAAATGTGTAGTCATCTTGATACTACACCTATCCTGTAAACCAAAAGCTGCATTTCTaagcagatttgtttttttatttttttttccctatcTGCAGTTCCTCCCTCAGTCTCTGGTGGCTGTGATTATACAAATTTCTATGTCCTCGTAAAATATGGGACACAAGGCTTCGACTTCCAGACTATAGTGGGAAAACGAATGTTGACTTCAGGTCTGGCTCAGCAGTACGGCTTCATGGAGAACAGGACACACTTCAGTTTTGTAGTGCCATTTTCAGCCCCTGATGTTATGTTTGAGGTGTGATCAGAATACTTTTTATAAACTAATAGGATTGTAATTCTTGTGCTTTTGTTTAACAAATTTGCATTAAAACTTTCCAGGCTGTTGAGGCATCATCCATCAGAACAAGACTTGATGTGGTTCTGAAGAATCCAGAAACCAACAAAAATCTCAAAGAATTCTCTCTGGCTTGCAATTTCCACTCAACACTGACTGGTTTGCTTTGAGGGGTAAAATTAAGGGTTtttgttcagacagaacattCAACACATACTGATGTGTGATTGTCTTGTTTCAGAGTGTTTCCCTAATGGAACCATGACGGCTCTGGCTGTCAAACTGGAGTCGGTTCCCAGTCTGAATCCCAGTCAGCTCACCCTCAGAGATCCCACCTGTGGTCCCTCCTACAGCGACGGCCGCTATGCTTATTTTGTCTTCTCTGGCAACTCCTGTGGGACGACCAGAAAGGTAGCATGCTGACTGTTTTCCTAAAGTAGACTGGTGACACTGATTGAcctgaaagtgtgtgttttttgtttttttttcttctagtTTTTGCCCAATTTCATGctgtatgaaaatgaaatctCCCTGCCAGATGAACTTGAACCGAAAAGGGTGAAGACAGATGAGGCTGAATATGAGTGAGTTtctaaaagaaatgttttgggtttttttggttttttttccctgattacatttaaaaagcacattATGCTTTTCAAACAAATTGCAGTTATTTCAGTGCAAGTTGCAATTTAAATTCTGTTACAGGAACAAAGGCCTGAAGACTTGTTCCTCCTCTTAAAATGTAATGAGAGGGAAAAAGACTAAGAAAGCTAAATGATAGATACTTTATTGTCAGACCTATatgaaatgcagtttttaaatcaattttgctTAAAGTCTTATGGCTTGTATTTCTCCTATAGGTTAAAGGTTTCTTGTTACTATGACATCAACACAACCCATGCTGTAGCCTTCCACACCAGACCTCGCAGGAGTGAACCATATGCTGAAAATGCAAAAGGCGAGCTACAAGTTGCAATGAGACTTGCTCTGGGTAAGGGAAGCTTAGGATGCCTTTCTAatcaactttaaaatgtttaagcCATAAAATCACACAAAGCCAGGAAGTAGAAAAATTACTGGAAATTGTTGTCATGTCAACATACTGTAGGCACTTGTTAGTGCACAGTACACAGAAGTGTTTTGTGGGGTGACATGGACAGTAGTGGTAAGAGGTTGTTTTGAGAGTTGCACAAGTTTCTAAACTAGTAAAGGGATTGTGTCCTATAAAGTCAGGAAGCACTCTCTCAAATTGAACTTGAGCTAATCATGTTGGTCAAGTAATTAGACCTCTGACATCAAGTTCATTGGAACCTCTTTAAACCTAATCATCTTAATGACCAAGTTGGCGAGGGCAAGTGGGACGATGAGGACCATGTGCTTTTCAACTGAGTTAGATTCACTCTCATAAACCTAAAACGTCTGTGTACACTGTCTTTCACAAACCCTTTTTTCAGTCTGAAGTCTTAATCCTGTTAAACGCATCGTCTCTTCTTTTAGACGACTCCTACAGCGTTTTTCACAGTGTTGAGGAAAATCCTATAGCAAAGTACCTTCAACAGCCGCTGTATTTTGAGGTGGAGCTGATGAGGTCTACAAACCCCAAAGTGTCACTGGAGCTGGAGAACTGCTGGGCAACACAGAATGACGACAGGACGTCTCAACCCAGATGGAATCTCATCATTAATGGGTAACCTGTTATTGTCCTGCTTGGACTCAGTTTGGTGGATAAAATGAAGATCATTTTGTGGACTTGGACATTTTTacctaaatttaaaaaaatatgcaataagCACTTTAAACCATCCTCTTCTATTCCAGCTGTGTTAACCCGGTGGACCCTTACCAAGTGGTCTTCCATCCTGTTTGGGCAGATGCCAGAGTACAGTATCCCTCTCACTTCAAGCGCTTTGAGGTCCAGATGTTTGCCTTTGCTGAAGACCAGGATAACTTGAGTCACCAGGTGACTTCATAGAGGacaatgtatttttcattcattattgtaaatatggatcaagatgGCCATAAATCTCTGTTCATGTCTTGTAGCTCTTCGTCCactgtgatgttgtgatctgTGATGCCAGAAATCCACTCAATGGAGTTTGTAATGGGCAGTGTTCAAACCAGGGAAACAAGTTAAAAGGTAAAGTATGGAATCCATGCAGGGACACACTTAAGATTTTCACTTTTTAGACATGAAGCCTTCAGTGGTTTATTCAAGTGTTGAAAtttcattaacattttctgatttttggGAAACGGTCTTCaataatggcttttttttttttttttttttttaatttcttcgACAGGTCAAAGACGTGCTGTTCCAGACATGCAGAGTTTCAAACATGTGTCATCAAGACCTATCCTTATAAATTAACATAATCCTAATAAAGTGATTTTTACAAGAATCCATTGCaattgcatttgtttgttcTTGGAAATATTACTCTAACAGGTGTGACTTGACTGGTTTAAATGTTCatggacccccccccccccccccccaaattaTACTAGTATAATTAAGGTACAGcaagtttttaaaattgtgtAGGAAGAGGTTTTGTTTGTCTGCGTGTCTTTCTCAATTATTGTGATGGCAAAAGTGATCAAACCTGACTCCTGTCAGTGACTTCAATGTCAAACGTAGCTAAAACAGGTATCTGGAGGACTATAATTAGAAATGACAGCAGTGatttaatttaactgtttttcaCTGATCCTTTTACTGCTTTCAGTCTCttacacaaacatgcatttaCATAATGAAACCTCAATGTATTGGTGACTTTGAAATTATGCGTTTAGCATATTGACTAATTTAAAGTTCTAAACTATGACTTTTAAAGTGGAATTGAACAAGAGATGTTTAACCTCAAACTATAAGTTTCTCTCCTTCACATGTAAAAGAGGGAGAGACTGAAGGAAATGAGAGTTTTGGACCTGTTCCAGATGTTAAGAATATTAAAACATGAGTTAAGGGAGACTGGGGGCAATTGTAACATCTCAAATTGCACCAATCAGAAATGAGACCATGAAAGTCATTATGTATGCTCTGTGATGATTCCTCTCTGCCTGCCAAAGGACAATCTGATGTCTAATACTTGTCAATTTTTTTCTGCCAAGACTCATTTTTCATCTACAGAATTTTCCTCAACCTGTCTTAACCTTTAATGTCTATGAAGTTAAATCTGTCTAGTTTTGATGACCATTCAGTTGTCTAACATTTGATATCTTTGTCAATGTTAGCTTCATTGTTTCTAGCCAGCAGGGTAGTTTGTGTCATGGGTAGTATAATTGGGGTCAATTGCAACAGTGTTACAATTGACCCCAACGCCATCAAAATAGATTATTTCTCTTCTAATAATTTAAGAAAACTATTTTGTGTTCAGTTTAAATGTCTTTGTATActctttattatatattttgtggCATAGTCCAGTGGTTGTCTTCTACCTCTCAATCTGGGGACCTGGGTTCAATTCCCGGCAAGAGCCAATTTGTCATGCTTTCAAAATCTTCAATGTTTATGAATCAGAAGTTGTCTTAATTTTAATACTGCCATATGgactgaaaaataacatttttcaaCTATTATTTTTGGTTTGTAATAGTTGCCTTGTACTGAAACTCATTCAAATCCTGGTTGGAACCATttgatttttacacattttacagatTAGGCCCTATGTACTCTCTGTTCATAGCATGTCTAGGTTCAGACCAAGGAAAACAGGAGGGGGAGTGCCGTTGTCTATATTGGAGGTTGTCTCCAGTGATGTGTCAAAGGGCAACTTAGTGAGGGCTGCGGCATGATATTTGTCATGTGACCTTGTACCGTTTTATAATAAAGAAGGAAAAGTTTCAGGCAGGAGAAATACCAGCAGCTCCAACTGCAGGCTACAACCCAGCTAGTAGGGTTTTCTCAGTATAATTAtatgattaataaattaaattaaactggaATTAATTGTTCATTGGataataaattgttttaactATATCTATATTCTTGGGAGTTTATTGTGGTCCTTAGTATTCACATGAAGGTATTATGTGTTGCCCTCATGTGCTGATACAATCACCCCTGCACATGGGGGCAGATATAACATTTGACTTCTAGTGTTTCAATCAATATTGTGATTCTAACATtgcttgtaaaaacattttaaaaagaagaacaTAGGTGCAAGTTACCTACATAAAAATTACATCCAAATAGTTCAAGAGGTTTTTGAGTAATGACATCAAAACCAACAGACTGTACATAATGGAGCCACAATTGTACAACTGTAACTTACACCAAGATGTTTAGTCAGAGGATTTTGTTTCTTGTGGAAATCTGACTCTGTGCCACAAAGGATATTAACTGGCTGCCACCAGAACCTAAAGATCCACCCATTTTTACACCCATAAGGAGTAGTGACAAAAAACTATGAATAGTAAGATAGACAAatgtttgtaaatgaaaaagTATGATTGGTATTATTGGACGATGAACTGAAGGTTAATATTAGGTGAGTGGCCAACATCAAAAAAACTATTTTGCAATGTGAAAACGAAACTCAGTGATTTAAAACTTTTACCtttcaagacaaaaaaatagTATTACTGTTCAGCCAGATCAGAAAATGTATCGTCAGCCTCATCAtaatacatacacattacactcGCCCCTATGTGTATAATATAATCTGGTGGAAACTGTTCACACATTTGAGGATTATTCAGAATAACCAGGATATTGTTACTGAGAGAAAAGGCTAAAATTTCCATTCACTGTTGTCATTTTGCAGTGGAGGCAGAAATTTAAAAGGCAGATATATGCTGAGGTTTTCTGATAAGTGGAACCATCCGCATGTATGTTATATCACTCAGAGGTATAATTTATTCAGTATGGAAAGTTTTATGGCATATGGACCATATGTAAGATTCTGCATGGAATAGCACCTCCTCCTTTAAGCTACTTGGTTAAATGTATGGAAAGTACATCCAGGGAAACAAGGACAGTGGATAGAGGTGACTGTACAGTCCCATACAGATGCAAACTTGGACAATCAACTTTTTCTGTGAGAGCAGCAAATTCTTGGAATACTCTACCTATGCAAATAAGTGTGCTGCATACAGCCTTGTTAAAACAACTCATGTAGATTGACTTATTTATAGTGTATTGTCcctgtttgcattttttgaGACTGTAGGACAGAGCTGATACATTCTCATCTCAATTGCAACTCTGCTATATTTAAAGTGTTTCATCCATCTATTTTTAGTCATGTCCAAACTACTGGtgaaaattagctttgagcagacagcacatttacatttttgttcaaatgtcagtgttgtccCCAATTAGAGCGTTTTCTCACTTCTGCCAGTTCTATCTGGGTGCATTGATCATTTGTCTTGTTGTGAAGTTGCCTtatagccccccccccccccccaaaaaaaaagagccaagCACATGTACACAATGTACCATTTTCCAGATCAAAAAAAGTCAAGACTGGGACATTTGAGCTAAGGCGGCATGGAGCTCACAGTACAGGTCAAGGCTTCTAATTTTAGAAATTAATTGACACCAGCACAAGGAAGTGCACAGTAGTGTCGCTGCTACATAATCCTCTCAGCAATTTCTAAAAGATTCGTGCAGTTGTCAAGTGCATTGTCTGTATACAAAAGTCACCGATTATTGATCAGGCAAATCTGCAATAGCTCTCTgtaaaggggagggggggaaaaaaaaaaaaaaaaaaaaaaaaaaagtattaaactTCAGACCTCACTTAAGTAGTGACTAGCTGTACCTTATACAATGCAGAATGGCAGGCAAGAAAGTCTGCTTTGACAGATGGGCCTTTGATAGGCAAAGAAACTCTGGACAAAATAGTTTTAAGAAACTTAGTTTATTCAGAGGCTTGACTGAGAGTTTAATAGAAGAATGGGTCCTGAGGAGATCTTTTGGTGAGTCAAGTCTGTACTTCTTTGCTCTGGAAAACAAGAGTATTAGTTAACATTCACTTCTAGATTTAGTTTGGCTAAGTACAAGATAGGGTTGAAAGTCTGTACTTCTTACCCCTTTTTACTCCTTTTACCCCTTGAAATCTGGAGTTACTCAAGGTGGTAGGATGCACACATTGTCCACTGCAGGCGCCATCTGCTTGGCTGTTTGTGTCACATATCACTGCATCACAGTGGACGTAGATCTGTAGAACAGAAGGATTTAGTATGCAGGGCTGGATGCGGCTGCCTTATGTGGCCAGTTGACACTCATTGGATGTACAAGTGTGCACTACCTCATCTTTAAGAACCTCTTCATCTTTAGTAAAGGTGAACATCTTTATAGAGAATCGTTTGATATGGGATGGGATGGTGACCCTGGTGTCGGCCATAACAGAATGGAACATGGTCATGTAGCTGTCGTCACGGTTCTCACAGCTGGTTGATATAAAGTGAAGCAAGCAACCAAAAATTAATCTAGTGTTAGAGCAAATTTTAAACCCATGAAACTGGACTGTAACTGTAAGACATCTTGATTTAACTGGATACTATAGAACATGAGCATTTAGTCAAGTGACAATAAattcccttttaaaaaaaaaaaaaaaaataaaacaacccaCCAACAACACACCACAATAGAGAGACTGAATTAGGCACATTACTTGTCCACAATGATGTCCCAACTAGGCAGAGATGTCCTGTCTTCATTAAGAGTAGCCCAGCAGTTCTCCAGGATGAGCTCCAAGCGAGGGTCAGTAGACTGCATCAGCGCCACCTCAAAATACAGAGGCTGCCTAAGGTATTTCACTACTGGATAGTCTTCGGCTTGGTAGAAGAGCTCATATGATGAATCTGAAGGAGAAGAGTCTCATTAGAGGGAAAAATGCATGTTCAGAAATATGAGTTCATACAGATTAGTTTGTAGTAAAATTCAGCCTTACCCTGTGCCAGCCTCATTTGCACCACAAGTTGTCCTGACCCAATTTCTGCTGCGGGGTCTCTGCTTCTTGGTTTGTAGCCAAACGTAACAGTCTGAGTCTCATTGACCACATAGTAGCAGGAAACTGTTTGCCTACAGGAGAGTGCATGAGtttaaaaagataattaaaGTAATCTTAAAATTTGTCCAGATACATCAGGATAAGAGACAACTGCTTACCTGTAGTCTGGATCAATTGGTGATGTGTAAGTTGCTGctcctttgttgttgttattataataGAGGCCAATCTCATTTTCATATAGCATGTAGTGGTCAAAGAACTAAACACAAAAAGcacattaatacatttaaaaaaaaaaaaaaaatttaggTGACATTACACTTACTGTTCTAGTGGTCCCACAGGAATCAACACTGAAAGTGAAACGTGCAAAACGGTCATCGCTAAAAACTGGTTTGCAAGACTTGTCCTTTAGAGTCAGCCAACTGGGAATAAGATTGGGCACCGATTCCACCTTCACAGCCAGAGCAGTCATTGTTCCATTGGGGTAGCACTCTGAGGGAAGACGACAATTTGGGCATGAAACATCTCATTGACAGACAGCTGTggccccccccccaaaaaaagagaaacacttaCCAATTGTTGTCAAGGGGAAGTTGCAGGAAAGGTAGAGGTCACCAAGCACCCAGTTGTTGTTTGGCTCCCACAGAAGCAAGTCAAGTCTGGCTCTGACTGAATCTGAGGTGATCAACTGCAAAACAGAGAGCGAGTTATCCAGTGCAGATGAGTTGAGTCAGTTTGAGAGTTCTGAAGTTAATCTACCTCAAACACTGTGTCCTTGGCAGTGTATGGCACTTGAAGGCTGAATTGTGTGCTGTTCTCTTGGAAATTATAGACCTCAGCCAGCTCAGGCGTTAGCTGCTGTGGTCCAACCATGGTCTGGAAATTGCTGCCTTGACTCCCGTATTTCACACTGATGTAAAACTTACTCTGGTCACAAGTGCCAGTGACTGTGGGAAGAACTGAAAGCAAAGAGACTGCATTAATCCCACATTCTGGAAGACAGCAGCCATTGTGAGGAGGATGTCTTCCAAAAGAGCCAAATCCAGATGATCTTACCGACATCCTGTAGAGAGGCCTGCAACTCCACTGGGTGAGCAAATGGAGTTTCTTCAGGCAGGATGATGAATCCAAAGACCAGAGGGAGGAAGTAGACTGTAACCAAAGGCTCAGGATTCTGCCGATATCAAATAGCTTAGTCATGtcactgaaaacaaagacagtagAAACAAGCTGGTGTAGTGTGTCTTAGCATATGTAACTCGTTTTACATACGTGAGTCAGGACAACATCGGCATCGAAGGACACTTGCAGAGTGTAGCTCTTTGTTCCATTGGGGGAGCTGTGTTCCTCAACTGTGAAGCCTTTGGCATTGCACTCCTCAATGGTGAGGACCCCAGTGGAGAAGGTGATGTTCCTGAGCTCCACATCATGAAGAAAGGTCCCTAAGTGAACACTGAACAGCCTGTCCTCTGTGCTGGTAACTGAGGAACAGAAAGTGGCAGTTTAAACCTTTTCCACAAGCCTCAACTTGAATCTTTCAAGGAGGAATTTGGACTCACGGTCAGAGACTTGGGGTGGCCGGGGCATCAGAGGGGTggtgatggggaacaaaatcttATATCTGGTATCATCTTGGCTCTTATCGGATCTCCACAGCACCTCAAGCATGGGTTCCACAGTGTAGGTGATGTGGTACTGGTAATCTGGGGCATGGCTCTGCAATTATTCATggcattttaataaaacatgcaaatggaCCAGTGACCTGAGTCTCATCTAAATCTAAAGACTACCCAACCTTGTAGTAACCATCTGGAGAGCCCACGGGCAACTCAATGACGATGTGAAAGTCCGTCGCAGATAGCGTGTAACCCCGAGCAGCCATCTGAGATTTATCAAGCCTCTGCCCATTGATGCCCATGTGCATCTCTAGGACTTTAAAGCTGCCATCGATCAGGGGCGTCACACGGCGAGGTACGTGCCAAGAGATTACATCGTCAGTGAAGAGGACGCCACCTGTTATTATAAAGTTTTGATATATTATGATAAGATTATGTTTAGTTGAGGCAACATGAAAACCACAAGTGGCTTGAGACTCACCTTTGGGACACGCCGCTGCCAAGTTCACAACAGTCAAACCATGCGGTGCCTTGTAGTAAACGCTCACCTTGAAAACCTCCATGGGAACTCcagccacctaaaaaaaaaaaaaaaaaaaaaaagtagtgttTGATGTAGTTTATGGAGGATGAAAATAAAGAACCAGAGGGGGAGGTGTGTTGCTTACATCCTCAGAATAAGTCTCTGCTGTATTGTATGGGCTTCTCATAACCAGACGCTTAGATGTAGTCATGGCACCATAGCCAGCTTGTTCAGCCTCCCTCAGCACCATCGCCACTGGTTCTGGAGTATGAAACGTCATCTTCCAGATACCATGTGCTTTGTCAGTGGCCTgtatataaaatttaaaaaaaaaaaaaaaaaaaaaaaaattaatgtttGCATTTTCCCTTTGAAAGGGGATGCCAAATGGTGCATAGTAAGATGAAATTGTGAACCGTAACAAAAGTTTAATTCATACACCAGGGATGGCGTTCA includes:
- the LOC122965693 gene encoding uncharacterized protein LOC122965693 codes for the protein MSHLFGLGWLFILLTIANIEAQKKPAINISSKCLGNVMRVDVGPLGGNLLEVAVVVNNSDILLTSSLASQCGFSMTIDQLGNAMIYASLQNCFAQNVEDEAFTTTLNLRLHGNQMGEDELYQVAETCHYPAWASREIVCDRNYMEVSVKRAVPDDYVLPEHPVSGTNSKFGDPRRAAEKQPIDAGFRITTLVFFTPEERIMKVTEAQSRGYGIANTPSRLVLRSSKTAPETYTQNVAGIPMTVLKTSTIFEKKWLATQIDAAAACPILEGSVALTPNTISWYLPRHIDPLISSQQFKLLEVHMGINGQRLDTAEMAARRYAITVNDVHIIVEIPVGAVGGYFKSHVQDNQYFTSYTIEPMLELLWTEDATHEDTKYKVLLPITTPLLSQPPQVIDNTLPEEQIFKVMIGPFASDVTLVNITFPSEVLSVGDCNVRGFNIQEHRSPNSSFKVITLQVPFTDRVVLQMREMGITVYSLHLTFGLLVLPEFAPFSLTAYLEAKLADIVPPSVSGGCDYTNFYVLVKYGTQGFDFQTIVGKRMLTSGLAQQYGFMENRTHFSFVVPFSAPDVMFEAVEASSIRTRLDVVLKNPETNKNLKEFSLACNFHSTLTECFPNGTMTALAVKLESVPSLNPSQLTLRDPTCGPSYSDGRYAYFVFSGNSCGTTRKFLPNFMLYENEISLPDELEPKRVKTDEAEYELKVSCYYDINTTHAVAFHTRPRRSEPYAENAKGELQVAMRLALDDSYSVFHSVEENPIAKYLQQPLYFEVELMRSTNPKVSLELENCWATQNDDRTSQPRWNLIINGCVNPVDPYQVVFHPVWADARVQYPSHFKRFEVQMFAFAEDQDNLSHQLFVHCDVVICDARNPLNGVCNGQCSNQGNKLKGQRRAVPDMQSFKHVSSRPILIN
- the LOC122965511 gene encoding uncharacterized protein LOC122965511, producing MRRLDNILLWNLMAAVIILGQARPNTKLHLQSSSGLKSDCAGNLMRLLLDKALAVGNQLEVDAINGTQHTVLTPSLAAQCGYSMESDPWGNTRIYTSLLGCYVDNKEDTTFNTGLRLRMYSQSPSEVVSHDVTQTCSYSRWASREILCDRNYMEVSNHMATPDAQAEAKGQAPDVKDDSKMNAIPGATDKAHGIWKMTFHTPEPVAMVLREAEQAGYGAMTTSKRLVMRSPYNTAETYSEDVAGVPMEVFKVSVYYKAPHGLTVVNLAAACPKGGVLFTDDVISWHVPRRVTPLIDGSFKVLEMHMGINGQRLDKSQMAARGYTLSATDFHIVIELPVGSPDGYYKSHAPDYQYHITYTVEPMLEVLWRSDKSQDDTRYKILFPITTPLMPRPPQVSDLTSTEDRLFSVHLGTFLHDVELRNITFSTGVLTIEECNAKGFTVEEHSSPNGTKSYTLQVSFDADVVLTHNPEPLVTVYFLPLVFGFIILPEETPFAHPVELQASLQDVVLPTVTGTCDQSKFYISVKYGSQGSNFQTMVGPQQLTPELAEVYNFQENSTQFSLQVPYTAKDTVFELITSDSVRARLDLLLWEPNNNWVLGDLYLSCNFPLTTIECYPNGTMTALAVKVESVPNLIPSWLTLKDKSCKPVFSDDRFARFTFSVDSCGTTRTFFDHYMLYENEIGLYYNNNNKGAATYTSPIDPDYRQTVSCYYVVNETQTVTFGYKPRSRDPAAEIGSGQLVVQMRLAQDSSYELFYQAEDYPVVKYLRQPLYFEVALMQSTDPRLELILENCWATLNEDRTSLPSWDIIVDNCENRDDSYMTMFHSVMADTRVTIPSHIKRFSIKMFTFTKDEEVLKDEIYVHCDAVICDTNSQADGACSGQCVHPTTLSNSRFQGVKGVKREQRSTDLTHQKISSGPILLLNSQSSL